A genomic segment from Geitlerinema sp. PCC 7407 encodes:
- a CDS encoding efflux RND transporter periplasmic adaptor subunit, whose product MQLPLIGKIERPMPWLVGLLALGIVGSTAVTIVALQRPKDATDITSLTVPVTQEDLTVRISASGTVVAKRSVNLSPKTTGRLAELFVEQGDTVSAGEIVARMESDDIEAQMMQARAAVAQAQANLERLRNGTRSEAIAQAEAAVRQAQAQVAEAQSRLNLANERVERNQYLAEEGAVSSDRLDEVLNEARSARAGVAQAEARVTEARGRLQELRNGSRPEEIAEAEARVAEARGRLQAVEVQQEDTLIRAPFSGVITQRYADPGSFVTPTTSASATESASSTSVVALAEGLEVLARVPEVDISQIRPGQPVEVIADAYPDEAFQGTVRLVAPAAVRERDVTSFEVRVQLNEGQDKLLSGMNVDLNFLGDRLQNALVVPTVAIVTKEGKTGVLVPDSENQAVFKPVTVGPSIGDQIQVLEGLDEGDRVFLELPEDQKLQDILSDEIQ is encoded by the coding sequence ATGCAGCTTCCTCTGATTGGTAAAATCGAACGCCCGATGCCCTGGCTGGTGGGTCTACTCGCCCTGGGCATCGTCGGGAGCACCGCTGTCACGATCGTGGCGCTGCAACGTCCCAAGGACGCCACCGACATCACCAGCCTGACGGTCCCCGTGACCCAAGAGGACTTGACGGTCCGCATCAGCGCAAGCGGCACCGTGGTCGCCAAGCGCAGCGTCAACCTCAGCCCCAAAACCACCGGTCGTCTCGCCGAGCTTTTTGTGGAGCAGGGCGACACCGTCTCTGCGGGGGAAATCGTGGCCCGCATGGAAAGCGACGACATCGAAGCCCAGATGATGCAGGCGCGCGCGGCTGTCGCTCAGGCCCAGGCGAATCTAGAGCGCCTGCGCAACGGCACCCGCAGCGAGGCGATCGCCCAGGCTGAGGCGGCCGTGCGGCAGGCCCAGGCCCAAGTCGCCGAAGCCCAGAGCCGCCTGAACCTGGCCAATGAACGGGTTGAGCGCAATCAGTATTTGGCAGAAGAGGGCGCCGTTTCGAGCGATCGCCTCGATGAAGTGCTCAATGAAGCCCGCAGCGCTCGGGCCGGCGTCGCCCAGGCCGAAGCCCGCGTCACCGAAGCCCGAGGGCGCCTCCAAGAGCTGCGCAACGGCAGCCGCCCCGAAGAGATCGCCGAAGCCGAAGCCCGGGTCGCCGAAGCTCGGGGGCGGCTGCAAGCCGTCGAGGTGCAGCAAGAAGACACCCTGATTCGAGCCCCCTTTAGCGGCGTGATCACCCAGCGCTACGCCGATCCGGGATCCTTTGTGACGCCGACCACCTCTGCGTCTGCCACCGAGTCCGCCTCTTCCACATCGGTGGTGGCCCTGGCAGAGGGCCTGGAGGTGCTGGCCCGGGTCCCCGAGGTGGACATCAGCCAGATTCGCCCCGGTCAGCCCGTCGAAGTGATCGCCGATGCTTATCCAGACGAGGCTTTTCAGGGAACGGTGCGCCTGGTGGCACCGGCGGCGGTGCGGGAGCGGGACGTGACGTCCTTTGAGGTGCGGGTCCAGCTCAATGAGGGCCAGGACAAGCTGCTCTCGGGCATGAATGTGGACCTCAATTTCCTGGGCGATCGCCTCCAAAATGCTCTGGTGGTGCCCACCGTCGCCATCGTCACCAAAGAGGGCAAAACCGGCGTCCTGGTCCCCGATAGCGAAAATCAGGCCGTGTTCAAGCCGGTTACCGTCGGCCCCTCGATCGGCGACCAAATCCAGGTGCTCGAAGGCCTCGACGAAGGCGATCGCGTTTTCCTAGAGCTCCCGGAAGACCAGAAACTCCAGGACATTCTCAGCGACGAGATTCAGTAG
- a CDS encoding PrsW family glutamic-type intramembrane protease, protein MAVLGQLAWAVIPPALFWLYCEGRGQSPTWWLGAAGLVAGWLLAGGALLVGQRWNLDFMALARRSPLGFPGVFLLGTALRQLLAVGPIEEGAKFLGALLASAALAQLQRRSPATVFSAATAIACGFTAHETWLYLASGQASAFERLLGTPVHALFAAPYGYALAMGGGGPLLAGLLQGIGFHALVNWLSSTARFPETRFLSYGFFPLLVWLFWRFEMLQRRSRDRVPLTLISGRTRAERWWQRGLVAFALALGGNSLLGVLLLGRAIASAGWGVLEGRWLLFLSRDVVSALLAWGIWVYLRRTARRRHLP, encoded by the coding sequence GTGGCTTGGGGCGGCGGGCCTGGTGGCGGGCTGGCTCCTGGCGGGGGGCGCCTTGCTGGTCGGCCAGCGCTGGAATCTCGACTTTATGGCCTTGGCGAGGCGATCGCCCCTGGGATTTCCGGGGGTGTTTTTGCTGGGGACGGCCCTGCGCCAGCTGCTGGCCGTGGGGCCTATCGAGGAGGGCGCGAAGTTTCTGGGGGCGCTGCTGGCCAGCGCGGCCCTCGCTCAGCTCCAGAGGCGATCGCCTGCGACGGTCTTTAGCGCTGCGACGGCGATCGCCTGCGGCTTCACGGCCCACGAAACCTGGCTCTACTTGGCCAGCGGTCAGGCCTCAGCCTTCGAGCGTCTCCTGGGGACGCCGGTGCACGCTCTGTTCGCAGCGCCCTACGGCTACGCCTTGGCCATGGGAGGGGGCGGGCCGCTCCTGGCGGGGCTACTGCAAGGGATTGGCTTTCACGCTCTGGTCAATTGGCTGTCGTCGACGGCTCGCTTTCCGGAGACGCGGTTTTTGAGCTACGGCTTTTTTCCGCTGCTGGTGTGGCTGTTTTGGCGCTTCGAGATGCTGCAACGGCGATCGCGGGACCGGGTGCCCTTGACCCTGATTTCGGGCCGGACTCGGGCTGAGCGCTGGTGGCAGCGGGGCCTGGTGGCGTTCGCGCTGGCCCTGGGGGGAAACTCCCTGCTGGGGGTGCTGCTGCTGGGACGGGCGATCGCCTCGGCGGGCTGGGGTGTCTTGGAGGGGCGCTGGCTGCTGTTTCTCAGTCGGGACGTTGTTTCGGCGCTGCTGGCCTGGGGGATCTGGGTGTACCTGCGCCGCACCGCCCGCCGCCGCCACCTTCCCTAG